The Anopheles coluzzii chromosome 2, AcolN3, whole genome shotgun sequence genome window below encodes:
- the LOC120961322 gene encoding 60S ribosomal protein L6 → MAPKETKAAAPAKAVKKVRKAPKKVQKVSKYPASLLTAGLYRAVRSRMVKTRLPLSAKTVDPAKVKPKKPVTIVKKIGGAKNGGERTVLLRKNKANLPTKRFAHKRPAKRCFRNHKRNIRKSLKPGKVLILLAGRHKGKRVVLLKTLKTGLLLVTGPFQLNSCPMRRIAQNYVIATTTRVNLRGVKVPEHIDDRYFRRVHPKKDSRTERDIFARKEFKYVPTEQRKADQKTVDTAVMAAIKAHPEGKLIQRYLKSMFSLRTNMFPHRMKF, encoded by the coding sequence ATGGCCCCAAAGGAAACGAAGGCCGCCGCTCCGGCCAAGGCTGTTAAGAAGGTCCGAAAGGCACCGAAAAAGGTGCAGAAGGTCAGCAAGTACCCGGCCAGCCTGCTAACGGCCGGACTGTACCGTGCGGTGCGCTCCCGGATGGTCAAGACGCGTCTGCCCCTCTCCGCCAAGACGGTAGATCCGGCGAAGGTGAAGCCGAAGAAGCCCGTCACCATCGTGAAGAAGATTGGCGGTGCGAAGAACGGCGGCGAGCGTACGGTGCTGCTGCGCAAGAACAAGGCCAACCTGCCGACGAAGCGCTTCGCCCACAAGCGCCCGGCCAAGAGGTGCTTCCGCAACCACAAGCGCAACATCCGCAAGTCGCTGAAGCCCGGCAAGGTGCTGATCCTGCTCGCCGGCCGTCATAAGGGAAAGCGAGTGGTGCTGCTGAAGACCCTCAAGACCGGACTGCTCCTGGTGACCGGTCCGTTCCAGCTCAACTCCTGCCCGATGCGCCGTATCGCGCAGAACTACGTCATCGCCACCACGACACGCGTCAACCTGCGGGGCGTGAAGGTGCCGGAGCACATCGACGATCGCTACTTCCGACGCGTCCACCCGAAGAAGGACTCGCGCACCGAGCGGGACATCTTCGCGCGCAAGGAGTTCAAGTACGTGCCGACGGAGCAGCGCAAGGCGGACCAGAAGACGGTCGACACCGCGGTGATGGCCGCCATCAAGGCCCACCCGGAGGGCAAGCTGATTCAGCGCTACCTGAAGTCGATGTTCTCGCTGCGCACCAACATGTTCCCGCACCGTATGAAGTTCTAA
- the LOC120951695 gene encoding odorant receptor 85c-like, with translation MDPPTDELVRFESFIRVPEIFFAMIGVARYGEPKRTLRAYLKHLLFWSSCINTGYCLVIEHIYFVKAAGNFTNFLQLTALAPCMGFTALSFVKIMTIKLNETKLTDMLHRLDALFPSTVALQQRYGVYQYNRESQVVMKSFSILYMILIWMFNLLPLVSMVVGYVSDGTWHKQLPYFMWYWYDWHRPGYFEVTFLHQNWGGFVSAVFYLSTDLMFCAIVLLLCLQFDIVAYRLSHALPDDHQELVGCVRIHQAVIELCNELEHMFSPSLLVNFLSSSVIICLVGFQATAGITPADLFKFVLFLVSSLVQVFLLCYYGNKLIVASSQIPYSAFEGNWIGASGSYQRSLLFVMLRSTTVQKLTALKFSIVSLASYSKILSTSFSYFTLLKAMYEPNEKKMK, from the exons atggaccCACCAACGGACGAGCTGGTGCGTTTCGAGTCGTTTATCCGTGTGCCGGAAATTTTCTTCGCCATGATCGGTGTGGCACGGTACGGTGAGCCGAAGCGAACGCTTCGGGCGTACCTGAAGCATCTGCTCTTCTGGTCGTCGTGCATCAATACCGGCTACTGTCTCGTGATCGAGCATATCTACTTCGTGAAGGCGGCCGGTAACTTTACCAACTTTCTGCAGCTGACCGCACTGGCACCGTGCATGGGCTTTACCGCGCTGTCGTTCGTGAAGATCATGACGATCAAGCTGAACGAGACGAAGCTGACCGATATGCTGCACCGGCTGGATGCGCTCTTCCCGAGCACGGTCGCACTGCAGCAGCGGTACGGTGTGTACCAGTACAACCGTGAATCGCAGGTCGTGATGAAATCGTTCTCGATCCTGTACATGATCCTGATCTGGATGTTTAACCTGCTGCCGCTGGTGTCGATGGTGGTGGGCTACGTTAGCGACGGCACGTGGCACAAGCAGCTGCCGTACTTTATGTGGTACTGGTACGATTGGCACCGGCCCGGCTACTTCGAGGTGACGTTTCTGCACCAGAACTGGGGCGGGTTCGTGTCGGCCGTGTTCTACCTCTCGACCGATCTGATGTTCTGTgcgatcgtgctgctgctctgtCTGCAGTTTGACATCGTGGCGTACCGGTTGAGCCACGCGCTGCCCGATGACCACCAGGAGCTGGTCGGGTGCGTGCGCATCCATCAGGCGGTGATCGAGCTGTGCAATGAGCTGGAGCACATGTTTTCCCCCTCGCTGCTGGTCAACTTTCTCAGCAGCTCCGTCATCATCTGTTTGGTCGGGTTTCAGGCGACGGCTGGGATTACGCCGGCGGATCTGTTCAAGTTTGTGCTGTTTCTCGTCTCGTCGCTGGTGCAGGTCTTTCTGCTGTGTTACTATGGTAACAAGCTCATCGTTGCG AGCTCGCAAATTCCCTACAGCGCTTTCGAGGGGAACTGGATTGGGGCGTCCGGTTCGTACCAGCGTTCGCTGCTGTTCGTGATGTTACGCTCCACCACCGTACAGAAGCTGACTGCGCTGAAATTCTCCATCGTTTCCCTGGCGAGCTATTCGAAG ATACTAAGCACCTCGTTCTCGTACTTTACGCTACTGAAAGCTATGTACGAACCTAACGAGAAGAAAATGAAGTGA